In Trifolium pratense cultivar HEN17-A07 linkage group LG7, ARS_RC_1.1, whole genome shotgun sequence, a genomic segment contains:
- the LOC123895321 gene encoding uncharacterized protein LOC123895321: protein MSEQETTPGHSNSNMFLVRVIMSKPSPERERLMSASRSALLKELEVTKTEASQPPIKQSVKKRRSVAPAVEGVDCCLLVTVSFTMSKNFGHDFS, encoded by the coding sequence ATGTCAGAACAAGAGACCACGCCGGGGCATTCCAACTCCAACATGTTCTTGGTACGCGTGATCATGTCAAAGCCATCTCCTGAGAGGGAGAGATTGATGTCTGCATCACGCTCCGCCTTGTTGAAGGAATTGGAGGTTACCAAGACAGAGGCATCACAACCTCCAATCAAACAGTCAGTGAAGAAGAGGCGGAGTGTGGCGCCCGCGGTGGAGGGTGTTGATTGCTGCTTGCTGGTCACGGTTTCCTTTACAATGTCTAAGAATTTTGGACATGATTTTTCATAA